The following proteins are encoded in a genomic region of Synechococcales cyanobacterium T60_A2020_003:
- a CDS encoding DUF4912 domain-containing protein yields MAQERPPIEEMTLRQLRKIASEYGISRYSRMRKDQLLSAIQEIQRTKFSPSSSVSLEAQEEVEAAKFDIGQTNQMGGPLSSVDEGFGDLPGGYGDSRIVLMPRDPQWAYAYWDIPNDHKEELRRQGGSRLALRFYDVTDIDINHQRPHSLQQYECDELAREWYLPVPVSDRDYVVEIGYVCFDNRWLALARSAPVRIPPVYPSDWIEDKFITIPWEEDLRGKTFAELVPPSKKPMMGAVDGNPIYDQIFGMAQSAEARRVAGSLFGSMHQVPEQAISSFIFPSGVGMWAVPTASGIGMSGVGMMMSGVGFSASAPPIRPRKFWLIADAELIVYGATEPDAIVTIGGKPIKLNSDGTFRFQMSFQDGVLDFPIKAVAVDGEQTRSIQMTFNRETPERNTNTKDEAVLEWLA; encoded by the coding sequence ATGGCACAAGAACGTCCTCCCATAGAGGAAATGACCCTGCGGCAACTGCGAAAAATTGCGAGTGAGTACGGCATCTCTCGATATAGCCGTATGCGCAAGGATCAGTTGCTTAGCGCGATTCAAGAGATTCAGCGCACAAAGTTTTCCCCGAGTTCATCAGTATCGTTGGAGGCGCAGGAAGAGGTGGAAGCAGCAAAGTTCGATATTGGTCAAACCAATCAGATGGGTGGCCCTTTGTCGTCTGTCGATGAGGGATTTGGTGACCTGCCGGGTGGATACGGTGATAGCCGGATTGTCTTGATGCCCCGTGATCCCCAATGGGCGTATGCGTATTGGGATATCCCCAATGATCACAAGGAAGAGCTACGTCGCCAGGGAGGCAGTCGCCTTGCCCTGCGCTTCTACGATGTCACCGACATTGATATCAACCACCAGCGGCCTCACAGTTTGCAGCAGTATGAGTGCGATGAACTGGCTCGCGAGTGGTATTTGCCTGTCCCGGTGAGCGATCGTGACTACGTGGTTGAAATTGGCTATGTCTGCTTCGATAATCGCTGGCTCGCCTTGGCTCGTTCTGCCCCGGTTCGCATTCCTCCGGTGTATCCCTCGGACTGGATTGAAGACAAGTTCATCACCATCCCCTGGGAGGAGGATCTACGCGGCAAAACCTTCGCAGAACTGGTGCCTCCGAGCAAGAAGCCGATGATGGGTGCGGTCGATGGCAACCCCATTTACGATCAGATCTTTGGCATGGCGCAGTCTGCTGAAGCTCGGCGTGTGGCAGGTTCCCTATTTGGTTCTATGCACCAGGTACCTGAACAGGCGATTAGCTCCTTTATCTTCCCGTCGGGTGTGGGTATGTGGGCAGTGCCTACCGCGTCCGGCATTGGGATGTCGGGTGTGGGCATGATGATGTCCGGTGTCGGATTCTCGGCTTCTGCACCACCGATTCGTCCTCGCAAGTTCTGGCTGATTGCGGATGCGGAACTGATTGTTTATGGAGCAACAGAGCCGGATGCAATCGTAACCATTGGCGGCAAGCCCATTAAACTCAATTCTGACGGTACCTTCCGCTTCCAGATGTCCTTCCAAGATGGCGTCCTTGACTTCCCCATCAAGGCTGTGGCAGTGGACGGGGAGCAGACCCGCTCGATTCAGATGACGTTTAATCGCGAGACGCCGGAACGGAATACCAACACGAAGGATGAGGCTGTCCTGGAATGGTTGGCGTAG
- a CDS encoding DUF445 domain-containing protein has translation MDWTSLWIYAAPPVVGGIIGYFTNDLAIKMLFRPYRALYVGKRKVPFTPGLIPSNQARLAQRIADTIMGSLLTPEELQNLARRLLEMERMQAAILWLLKLALDQVQHQNEQRTAQILANVLRDLLGQSLIRVVKVWARRDDFLEAQINQVFDQILLEFQLSDAQAKQVSAWFLEVVLPPDTIRLGIVDFLTDRNIQVIDEIFREKTSGTYWVVANLFGIRNALVRLRTYCLDEREASNARIQELIQALGVRDRLKEWLQNLSLQNLPVSTVRQLRRTMRESIRDYVRTRGTEVMTSLSESIDWDKVASMLLTRLRTSEVVSNSLESVSHELALVLERYLERDLESIVAKAIPILNIDQVIIDRVNATSPKNLEMAIQGIVRNELQAIVNLGGILGFVIGLLQAGLLYFR, from the coding sequence TTGGACTGGACTTCACTTTGGATTTACGCGGCTCCGCCTGTGGTGGGAGGCATCATTGGGTATTTCACCAATGATTTAGCGATTAAGATGCTCTTTCGGCCTTACCGAGCGCTCTACGTCGGCAAACGAAAGGTACCCTTTACCCCTGGCTTGATTCCCAGTAATCAGGCTCGCTTAGCCCAGCGCATTGCAGATACCATTATGGGATCACTGCTAACCCCAGAGGAACTGCAAAACCTGGCACGACGCCTCCTAGAAATGGAGCGAATGCAGGCAGCAATCCTATGGTTGCTGAAACTGGCGCTGGATCAGGTTCAGCATCAAAATGAGCAGCGCACTGCCCAGATTCTAGCCAACGTATTGAGGGATTTATTGGGGCAGTCTCTCATCCGTGTAGTTAAAGTTTGGGCCCGTCGGGATGATTTCCTGGAAGCGCAAATTAACCAGGTTTTTGACCAGATTTTGTTGGAATTTCAGCTCAGTGATGCCCAGGCGAAGCAGGTTTCAGCGTGGTTTTTAGAGGTCGTGTTGCCACCGGATACGATTCGGTTAGGCATTGTGGATTTTCTAACCGATCGCAATATTCAGGTAATTGACGAAATTTTTCGCGAGAAAACGAGCGGTACATACTGGGTGGTTGCCAATTTATTTGGGATTCGGAATGCGCTGGTGCGACTGCGAACCTATTGTCTGGATGAACGTGAGGCCAGCAATGCCCGTATCCAAGAACTGATCCAGGCGTTAGGAGTGCGCGATCGCCTCAAGGAATGGCTGCAAAATTTATCCCTACAAAATCTGCCGGTATCGACGGTGCGGCAATTGCGGCGGACAATGCGTGAAAGCATTCGCGACTATGTCCGAACTAGAGGAACGGAAGTCATGACCAGTCTCAGTGAATCCATCGATTGGGATAAAGTGGCCAGTATGCTGCTTACAAGACTGCGCACCTCCGAGGTCGTAAGCAACTCGCTGGAATCGGTGAGTCACGAACTGGCGCTGGTGCTGGAACGCTATTTGGAACGAGACTTAGAATCCATTGTGGCGAAGGCGATCCCCATTCTCAATATCGATCAAGTCATTATCGACCGCGTCAACGCGACCTCTCCCAAAAACTTAGAAATGGCGATTCAGGGCATTGTCCGTAACGAACTACAGGCGATCGTTAATCTGGGCGGAATTCTGGGGTTTGTCATTGGCCTGTTGCAGGCAGGGTTACTTTATTTTCGATAA
- the ubiE gene encoding bifunctional demethylmenaquinone methyltransferase/2-methoxy-6-polyprenyl-1,4-benzoquinol methylase UbiE: MTSSAPSHPTATDIQAIFNQIAPQYDQLNDRLSFGLHRIWKQMTVSWCGAQIGNTVLDVCCGSGDLTQRLAQQVGASGQVFGLDFAANLLAIAQQQNEQRYNPYPITWIEGDALALPFAANTFDAATMGYGLRNVTDISQSLRELHRVLNVGAKVAILDFHRPANPWMQQFQTWYLQNLVVPAAEQCGMKDEYAYINPSIERFPMGSAQVQLADQAGFSQAVHYPIAGGLMGVLVATK, translated from the coding sequence GTGACTTCATCTGCACCATCCCATCCCACTGCGACTGATATTCAGGCTATTTTTAACCAAATTGCTCCCCAGTACGATCAGTTGAACGATCGCCTCAGTTTTGGATTGCATCGCATCTGGAAGCAAATGACGGTGTCCTGGTGTGGTGCCCAGATAGGCAATACGGTTCTCGACGTATGTTGCGGGAGTGGTGATCTGACTCAACGCCTTGCCCAGCAGGTGGGAGCGTCTGGACAGGTCTTTGGTCTGGATTTTGCTGCAAATCTATTGGCGATCGCCCAACAGCAGAACGAGCAGCGTTACAATCCTTATCCCATTACCTGGATTGAAGGCGATGCCCTAGCGCTTCCCTTTGCAGCCAATACATTTGATGCCGCCACCATGGGCTACGGCCTGCGAAACGTCACCGATATCTCTCAGAGCCTGCGGGAATTGCATCGCGTTCTCAACGTTGGAGCAAAAGTAGCGATTCTAGATTTTCATCGACCCGCAAATCCCTGGATGCAGCAATTCCAGACCTGGTATTTACAAAATTTAGTGGTTCCCGCCGCCGAGCAATGCGGCATGAAGGACGAATACGCCTACATTAACCCCAGTATTGAACGCTTTCCGATGGGTTCCGCCCAAGTTCAACTCGCCGATCAGGCTGGATTCAGTCAGGCTGTACACTATCCAATCGCGGGAGGCTTAATGGGTGTTTTAGTCGCAACGAAATGA